In the genome of Daucus carota subsp. sativus chromosome 9, DH1 v3.0, whole genome shotgun sequence, the window GATAAAACAACCAGGAAAGATGTTGTTATATGGAGTTCGATGATTGCAGGTTACGGAGTTCATGGGCAAGGGAGGGAAGCACTagatttgttttatttgatggTCAATAACTCGTTAGTGAAACCTAATAATGTCACTTTCCTTTCAGTTCTATCTGCCTGTAGTCATGCAGGCTTAGTTGAAGAAGGGATTTGCTTATTTAATGCAATGGTTAATGAACATCAACTTACACCTGATTCAAATCATTATGCAATAGTTGTTGATCTTTTAGGCCGTACTGGAGAGTTGGAAAAGGCAATGGAAATTATTAACCTAATGCCAAAAGTTGAACCACATGTTTGGGGAGCTTTCCTTGGTGCTTGTACTATTCATCAGAAGACGGTATTGGGAGAGGTTGCTACAAGGAATCTCTTACAATTAGACTTTGAACATGCAGGGTATTACATTCTTATGTCAAATATATATGCTGCTGATGGAAAATGGGATAATGTGGCAGAAATTAGAAATTTGgttaaacaaaagaaaatgaagaaggTATCAGCTGTAAGTATAATTGAGGCTAACAGTGAGGTCCACAGTTTTGTCGCTGGAGATAGATCTCATCCCATGACCACGAATATATACATGTTGCTGAAAAAGTTGGAGTTAAATATGGGAGCAGAGGGCTATGTGCCTGATGCAGGAGTTTCAGTGCACCATACAGAGGATTTTGCATCATCTTGAAAGATAGGCACCCTTAACtatgaataatttttctatCTCGAGGTCCAGGGAATTGTCGTGTTGATATGAAGAACCTTTAGCTTATTTTTGAGGTGTACAACTAATGGCAATAGACTTGCTCAGATATCCTCAGTCATGGTATATACTAGATCACATGACAGCCTTTGTTTGAAGGGAGGATTCCAGAAGGTAAAAAACTCTTTCTAAAAGAATTTATTTGATGGTTCTAAGTTATTAAAAGATTGCTTGTGAATTCTATTTTTAGCATGCTTCAGCTAAGGGTTTTGTAGATTGGAAATGCTCTTAACTGTACGACATTGGACATTGAGCAGTTGTAccgatttatcagagtttaagcaaattttttaatgaataaaaatttggagTTTGATGGGATGTTAAACTTATTACTACCGATGCAATATAGAAAATAAATAGAACTCTTTTTATTTCAAGAGCAAACTCACGACTAGGCGGACTATACTACAAAGTACAAATTGATGCGTATCTACATACTGATGGAGAAAAGCACATGAAGAAACGCAAAAACCTTATACTTTCCAACTACAAAATCTTGAAACTGGAAGGAGTTATCTGCTGCCGTGTTTCTCTAAGGTCTGAGCTCCAGTCCATCCTTGCTACGGATACTGCTGTGACTGCTCTCGTTTGATTCGTCATATCTGAAAGGTGTTGCCTGTTTATCATCTGCACATTCGGTTGGAGGCATCAAGCTGAAGCCCTTAATTAGGGAACCAACTCCTTGATCCCATGAGAAGATGTGAATGTATATAGAAACCCTTGCATGGCGGTGTAATGAGAGCTTCTGGCTGAGGGAAACAGTATCATAGCATCGAATTGCTCCTGTTTGAGAAACTATCCACGGAAGGACTTTCTGATTAGATACTCTTGAAATCACTAGGAGTTTACCTGATCTGTTTGCTTCTTTGTACAGACTGCAGAGGCCTGACCGTGTTGAAGgggcatcatcatcatcttcagctACAGAAGATATGTATATAAAACCCTGTGGAACAAAACAAGCAAAGACAGTAAATTGCTGAggtaagatatatatatgttctattGCAAGTACAGAAATAGGTTCACAAAGAAAACATAATAATGTGAGGAATAATTTATCAAGCAAAATATGATGATATGTGACAGTGGAAAGAGGAAATGTCCATGTTACATACTTGAATCTACTTTATCACTTGATTTGAATTTTGAGCATTACTAGGAGTTTGTGAAGGAAGATGGAAAAACAGTTACCGACCTCCTCCGTGCGACTGATTGCAAAGCCAAGCTTTGTGTCactttcttttattttgatttcaatAGGCACTTCTCCTTCTTGAGGAGAATACCATAACCTAACTGCTCTAACTACACCGATGTCCACCCCGTGGTAATCCTCAAAGCCATACAAACTTGCATTAGCAAGGTTGGCTAGATCTGACAACGATCCAGTATTTACTGTAGAAGAAGCAGTCTCTCCAGAGatctgttttttaaaaaaaaatagaagacTACATAAGCATGATGACAAAAAATACTACAGTTAACTCCTTTGCACATTAAGATTTAGATTTGGCAGTTCTGCACAGGATAAAGATATACTTTCCTTTCATACTCTAGCTGTAACATAGAGACAGATTCTAACAGTAACGGTAAGCTTATTACACATTAGAGTTTTAATGTGAGTCAACTTTCAGCTATAGTTTCAAAGAGTCAAGCCAAAGTCAACTTGCTGATGGAACAAATGTTTATTGAGTAGAGCTGAATCACGTTTGGGTTGAGTTTGagattttttatgtattattataatCAAGCACATTTTTGTAGTCAATATTATCGAGTTTCAGTCTAGCTCAAAAAAACTTTCTGAAATGTTGTTTACTGTAACATTTATGCAGCATACTCAGCTTAAAATGACAATATGCGTACGAAGTTTTTCATTCTCACTCATTCATTCATTTACTATTATTATCAAGGAATTTTTATGCAGGTTCCTAAATCGAAATTATACCTTTGTAAGTAGTGATTCAGTCTGGATGTTCATGAAAACAATAGGTACCCCTGAAGCCTGAGAGGAGGTTAGCCATGCATTTGATCTAGCAAGAGTGTCCTCCAAATCATTGTAGCGCGAAGGATTTCTATCTGAGGTTCTAGGAAGGAAGAGCATTGAAAGAAAAAAGCTCGAGTTTGGAACTTGTAGCTGCTCCAGCATTTTCCTTCCCCAAGGGTAAGCAACATGTCCATCTTGAAGTGGAGTCTTAGCTAATGCATCCACCATCCTAGAGTTCCTTGAAGCTGCATGAAATTTACTAGAGTAACATTGGTATATGTATGGAAGAATAGTTAACACGAAATataaaacattataatatagatatttcAACCTTACAATATAAGTTACAAATTTAGTAAAGTTGGTTTTGAAGTGAAAATTCTGCAGGCGAGACTACAAACAACTAAAACAAAATAACATTACCGCAGGATCATCTTATATACTTATGGTTTATATCAAGGCTAAATGCTCTTTTAACTCTCCATGTTTGGGGTGTGTACCGATACGGTCTCAATATTTTAACTCGGCCGATTCAACCCTCCAAGTATGCGATATATTCCTATTAGCCTCCATACCAAAAAACAGTATATAACGAATAGACAACCATGACATTTCACACTCGTGAGAGTTAAAAGGACATTAAACATTGAGagttaaaaggaacatctaatatattttttaggggttaaaaggaacatctaatgtattctTTATGGGTTAAAAGAAACTAGCAAATTTCATCTTTAATAGTAATTGTCAAGTTTACCCTCCGTTATATACCGTTTTTTGGCTTCATCCCGGGATGAGAGCTAATCTGAACATATCGAATACTTGGAGGGTTGAATCGGCCGAGTTAAAATATTGAGAGCGAATTGGTACACACCTCCAAacattgagggttaaaaggaCATTAAGCCTTATATCAATCTTTGTTACTTCTATACTATGTTCTAAAACTCCccgatttattgaaaaattcCCGATTAGTTTCAATTACTTATTTCTACAACCATGCTTTTATATGAATACAGAATAGGATTTATCTTATCTTATCTGGATGCTTATCATCCAGAGATGCAGTTATATGATAATATGAATATTCATGGCAATAATATATGCAAGGGGAGGCAAGTGGGTGAGTGGTCAATTAGCATAATTGATTCAGAATTGTGATCATTCATCATATGCTAGGTTGATTATCAAGGACTTTGACAAAGTCAACTTAAATATTATCTTCAACAAAGGTTAACCAGCCAGCATTAGGCTGCTGTAGAATGTGTGATAAAACCTCACTATCAGGGAGACAGCCATTACACATAGGGTCTATCAGCCAAGAAAACAACAAATGAAAAATAGTCTGATaggaaaaaacaaaacaagaagcCTATTACTGGACAAAATGGTATGCCACAAATGTGTGATATACAAAATTACACTGATATTAGAGAAAAATATAGCCCCcacattttttaatataacaatttaatGCACTAGGTAAAAGCTTTTATTTCACTGCAGTTTTCAATCTTACTTCCACAAAGATCATTACAGTTAGGTGCGCCATATAAGTAAATCGTTTAAGGGGTCATATATATAGCCCATGTTTGTTTAGCAGGATCAACAGGCTTCTGCTTTTCCTGGCCCGCATGTGTATACTTTTAAAAAGATGAGAATACTAACTTTTCTTTCAgagtttctacttcttttctaAACATTTTACTtatcttatttaattttcacttctaattcacttctttattttaagtaaagaaTCATTTTTCGTAAGCTTGTCCAAACAGCCCCACAACGGCCCCACAGTATATTAAAACCAATAACTCCattgcaagtacaaaatcttattttttgcGCAGAAGTAGATAATCTAGAGTACTTTAGGATGCAGCAAAGATATATCAAAGGGAATACGAAGAATTAGTACTGGTAACATTCAGCATTATAGGGTGGATGGAATCGATCAGTGTAACTATAGTTATGTGACAAGTACatttcatatagttgcatgtCAAATTGAATTTAATCATATAGTTAAGGCTCAATGCCCTTCTGGTCAGTTTACTGGAAAATGCCTCGTATAccacaatttttataaaaaatatccaAAATATCTGAGTTTTGAGAATGACCTGAAATATAACTATGAATGCCAGATAATCcagtattttgatttttggaagAAAACATTTTACGTTTCGGTCTGAAAATCACTACAAAATGTAATATAATCTGACGTCTTAGACTAAAACGCTGTGTGAAACATTGCACGATCCCACATTTTGTATTACAAGTGATATTTGGTTCCATCTTTATATTCATAAACGCTATATAATTTGGAATTTACCTTGTAAATTGAAGCATTCTGCCTCCGTCCGATTAACAAACCCAACGGCATAACCAGGATCCCGTGTCGACCTCAACAAGTACTGTTTCCTCCCAGCAGACTCATTAGGCACAATACAACCCTCAAACTCAGCAAACTCATCCAACCCCCGTCGAACTCGCACCCTTATCGACGTGTCCCTGGACTTGTAACACTCATGTAAGATTTTCTGAACACCATTCCTTCCGTTCTTGAAAGGAGCTCGCACGGTGAGGTTGCCAACAGCGATGATCTCGACAATGTCTCCAGTGTGCAGAGTGTCAGCTGTCCATTCTTCGGCTTTGGAGTTGGTTTTAAAGCACTGGATGGAGACGAGTGGGGTGTTGTTGGGTGAGCTCAGTGGTGTTGATCGATGGGATGAAGCTGGGGAGGAGATTGAGGAGAATGAAGCGTTTGTTGGGCTTGAAACATCCATTATCATTTCATTGCTGTTTCTTCCTTtaggcttttttttttttgccgacAAACAAAGGATTTTATTAATACCAAGCGCAAACTCCCTATCAACTACAATCTTGTGAAACAAAAACGAACTAAATCGAatagtcgttttgttttcagatcgtttAACAAGtagaatattcatattttttgatctaaaaagtattataatgatatttcgagcaatccaacctacatcagttaTGAAACTAATAGtatcgcaattgaccttcacataagcatcatCTGTAGCCAATGTTCAGAACTATCAGTCAAATCAACTGATCCTGGAGCACCAAACGTCtccaaaacatgaacaattatttgttgtgaaaggtgagctcttgcggtATCCACCATTGTTCCAAAATCGATGCGAGTCTTATCGATCTCCCAAAATACCGTATAAATCTTTTTCAGATTGATAATCGAACGACACATCAAGACAcataaaaatacgaaaacataAGATACTGACATCACAAAAAGATGGGCACACACTGACATCCCAaatcccaaaaagatgggcacacACTGACATCCCAAAAAATATGGGTACACaaccttgataacaaggtactcaaacaagattagatcttggtttttattgaaaaactagtAATATAATAGAGGAGATGAGAGAGCGAAGGGGTTAATTggtgagaagatgaagatctgGGAGGCGGAGAAGTGACGGTTGAAACCCTAaaggagtcgactctcaaaacgagAGAGAAAAGAATACCCTTCCTTTAGGCTTTTACTCTCATACAAATATGTAAACGAACCAAGTCGAGTTTCTGcgagtcgagttcgagtttttgCTAAACGAGTCGAGCTTGATAGATAAGGTAAAcgatcattttttgttgttcgaACTCGAATTCGTTAAGAaccgagtcgagctcgagctgGTCGCGAACAATTCGAGTCAAATCGAGTTCGAGTCGAGCCGTGCCGTTCgcgaaaatttgatttttttttgaaaaaataattaatattaaaaaaaaatttaaaatatttcttgaaGATTCAACCACACAGATGTTGGGATATtcttattttaatgattttacaaaaatatcacaaaacaaaaaatatatttgatgtgaATTTTTAATAATCAACAAGTGAAATAACTAGTACTTTATATATGTCTGATCCTGAattgatgttatatttttttctcaaaaaaattattgacaATTTAACAGTAAGGATGTTAAGATCTagttattttaatgatataaaagaaaatatcaaaaatgaaaaaaattatatttcattatccatattttttttacacaataaaaattaaaaaatcatatatattttgtttaacgagtcgagttgAGTTCGAGtttaacgagccgagtcgagctcGAGTCAATTACAAGTCGAGCTCGAGTCGAACACTAGtaaaactcgactcgactcgagtTTCTTAACgatcaaatttttttgttcgaactcgagctcgataacgaaccgagtcgagccgagtcgagctttaaacgagtcgagccgagtttGTTCGCGAATAgttcggttcgtttacagcCCTACAAATATATTTAGCGGCATGAGAAATCAAAGTAGGAGAGGGATAATAAAGAATCGGATTTTCTAATGTGTGACGATGtcatatattaacaattaattttatttaggtattatatttttattggctCGTATTCAGATAAACATGTATGTCtaaatttttttgtcaattgaaatattttattttattctgaatccaaatattttattttattaaaaagtagtggttaattgatatatataaacGTACTAGAAAGACTCTAATAACATATcgatcaattttaaaaaaacggtttggctagtgtgtgcccatgagcacatgctaagcgcggaaatttttatatttgggagattttgattggtgtggttggtgtatttgcaggggggtccaccattatcatgagataggagccaatcaaaatgatccaagcacataattttccgcgcttagcatgtgcccatgggcacaccatagaaaaaccgttaaaaaaattatgattaatttctcattagtttttaaatattattatgttaatttatcaataatattccaatttaacaaaaaaaaaaattctatttacttaaaaatttctaatgaattttaaattgaaTAGTCAACTTATTTATGATTCCCGATTCGTGCATGGATACTGGATAATTATTGATGTGGACG includes:
- the LOC108203042 gene encoding uncharacterized protein LOC108203042; the protein is MIMDVSSPTNASFSSISSPASSHRSTPLSSPNNTPLVSIQCFKTNSKAEEWTADTLHTGDIVEIIAVGNLTVRAPFKNGRNGVQKILHECYKSRDTSIRVRVRRGLDEFAEFEGCIVPNESAGRKQYLLRSTRDPGYAVGFVNRTEAECFNLQASRNSRMVDALAKTPLQDGHVAYPWGRKMLEQLQVPNSSFFLSMLFLPRTSDRNPSRYNDLEDTLARSNAWLTSSQASGVPIVFMNIQTESLLTKISGETASSTVNTGSLSDLANLANASLYGFEDYHGVDIGVVRAVRLWYSPQEGEVPIEIKIKESDTKLGFAISRTEEGFIYISSVAEDDDDAPSTRSGLCSLYKEANRSARSSHYTAMQGFLYTFTSSHGIKELVP